One part of the Vicia villosa cultivar HV-30 ecotype Madison, WI linkage group LG6, Vvil1.0, whole genome shotgun sequence genome encodes these proteins:
- the LOC131613699 gene encoding uncharacterized protein LOC131613699 codes for MSKFHTNILSLELNGEEIKTTITNEWKVIDDHIWSFLHPTDSYRTKVIGFDIEWRPTLSLDYDATSSRTWTRPATLQLCDGHSCLIVELPPKFDVPFALRNFLRQPNYTFVGYGIKDNFVSLERHCGIGCKNAVELGTLAATLMNAPQLSFCGVDELAFVVDKLDVRKYRPLELDLNWGSYPLNNELAKLATINVYSYHKIGSKLLERYGYIRLL; via the coding sequence ATGAGTAAGTTTCACACTAATATCTTGTCCTTGGAGTTGAACGGAGAAGAAATCAAAACCACCATAACAAATGAATGGAAAGTGATCGACGATCACATATGGTCTTTCTTACACCCAACAGACAGTTACAGAACCAAGGTTATCGGATTCGATATCGAGTGGCGTCCAACTCTCTCTTTGGATTATGATGCAACCAGTTCCCGGACCTGGACCAGACCAGCGACTCTTCAACTGTGTGACGGACATTCGTGTCTTATTGTCGAGCTACCTCCTAAGTTTGACGTTCCCTTTGCATTGCGGAATTTCCTTCGTCAGCCAAATTACACCTTTGTAGGGTATGGAATTAAAGATAATTTTGTTAGCTTGGAGAGGCATTGTGGGATTGGTTGCAAAAATGCTGTAGAGCTTGGAACTCTGGCTGCTACTCTCATGAATGCGCCTCAATTAAGTTTTTGCGGAGTTGATGAATTGGCGTTTGTTGTTGATAAACTTGATGTTCGGAAGTATAGGCCTTTAGAGTTGGATTTGAATTGGGGTAGTTATCCTCTTAACAATGAACTTGCTAAACTTGCTACTATCAATGTTTATTCTTATCATAAGATTGGGAGTAAGTTGCTTGAAAGGTATGGTTACATCAGATTGCTTTAG
- the LOC131609172 gene encoding probable calcium-binding protein CML22 — protein MGSLLCCMSEQNEEKSLERNLEKKISDIRRNKFGQSKLKSIDTIVMLFPMFKKRLKTLRGMFQQYDEDSNGSIEPDELKTFLEDLELHLQENEIENIFQYCDIDGSKGIQFNEFIVLLCLIHILTEPLSSDDAPKAELAQLGEVFDSIVEIFLFFDKNGDGKLNKKDMMRTMNETNPKERSPAHITKNRFKEMDWDRNGQVTFREFLFGFINWVGIDADE, from the exons ATGGGATCATTACTTTGTTGCATGAGTGAACAGAATGAAGAAAAGAGCTTGGAAAGGAATCTAGAAAAGAAAATATCTGATATAAGAAGAAACAAATTTGGACAATCCAAATTGAAATCCATTGATACTATAGTTATGCTGTTCCCTATGTTCAAGAAGAGACTAAAAACCTTAAGAGGAATGTTTCAACAATATG ATGAGGACTCTAATGGATCCATAGAGCCAGATGAACTTAAAACTTTCTTAGAAGATTtggaacttcatcttcaagaGAATGAGATTGAGAATATTTTTCAGTACTGTGATATTGATGGAAGCAAAGGGATTCAGTTCAATGAGTTTATTGTTCTTCTATGCCTCATTCATATCCTAACAGAACCTTTATCCTCTGATGAT GCACCGAAGGCAGAGTTAGCGCAGTTAGGAGAAGTTTTTGATTCCATAGTTGAAATATTTCTGTTTTTCGATAAAAATGGTGATGGGAAGCTTAACAAGAAGGACATGATGAGAACAATGAATGAGACTAACCCTAAAGAAAGATCTCCAGCACACATCACCAAAAACAGATTCA AAGAAATGGACTGGGACAGGAACGGACAAGTCACATTCAGAGAATTTCTCTTTGGTTTTATTAATTGGGTTGGAATTGATGCTGATGAATAG
- the LOC131609171 gene encoding heat shock cognate 70 kDa protein-like, which yields MAKKDEGYAVGIDLGTTYSCVAVWQEQHGRVEIIHNDQGNKTTPSFVAFTQDHQRLIGDAAKNQAATNPQNTVFDAKRLIGRKFSDSIVQKDMMLWPFKVIAGVDDKPMISLDYKGHEKHFSAEEISSMVLTKMREIAEAFLVSPVKNAVITVPAYFNDSQRKATIDAGAIAGLNVLKIINEPTAAAIAYGLEKRSKYVGERNIFVFDLGGGTFDVSLLTIKDDVFQVKATAGNTHLGGEDFDNRMVSYFVEEIKRKKKLDIIGNPKALRRLRTACEKAKRTLSFANVTNVEVDALFQGVDFSSSITRAKFDEINMDLFEECMETVEKCLTDAKMDKTNVDDVVLVGGSSRIPKVQRGRKEVCKGINPDGAVAYGAAVQAALLTGSFNSVPNLVLMDVAPLSLGCMLLHDVMSVVIPRNTSIPVKKTKQYFTTIDNQLKVSIGVYEGERPKAIDNHLLGSFVLSGLTPAPRGHPLDVCFNVDQNGILTVSAMDKSTGSTNAITITNNKARLSTEEIKRLIQEAQDFHIEDKKFLRKAEVMNALDHCVYKMRNALKKKDINLNLSSEENKKIKDAITMATNLLDENEQQNGIDVLEDHLNKLESMYQRVIAKY from the exons ATGGCAAAAAAAGATGAAGGATATGCCGTTGGAATAGACCTTGGAACTACGTACTCTTGTGTTGCTGTGTGGCAAGAACAACATGGTAGAGTTGAGATTATTCACAATGATCAAGGCAACAAAACTACTCCTTCTTTTGTTGCTTTTACTCAAGATCATCAAAGATTGATTGGTGATGCTGCTAAGAATCAAGCTGCCACTAATCCACAAAACACTGTCTTTG ATGCTAAGAGGCTCATTGGTAGGAAGTTTAGCGATTCTATAGTACAAAAAGATATGATGTTGTGGCCATTCAAGGTCATTGCGGGTGTGGATGACAAACCAATGATTTCCCTCGATTACAAGGGACATGAGAAGCACTTTAGTGCGGAGGAAATCTCGTCTATGGTACTTACAAAGATGCGGGAGATTGCAGAGGCATTTTTGGTATCTCCGGTTAAGAATGCTGTCATTACTGTCCCGGCTTATTTTAATGATTCGCAGCGAAAAGCCACTATAGATGCAGGTGCCATTGCTGGTCTTAATGTTTTGAAGATAATCAATGAACCAACCGCTGCAGCGATTGCATATGGCCTTGAAAAGAGAAGTAAATATGTTGGAGAGCggaatatttttgtctttgaccTCGGTGGTGGGACTTTTGACGTGTCTCTTCTTACCATTAAGGATGATGTCTTCCAAGTGAAGGCCACGGCTGGAAACACTCACCTCGGGGGAGAAGACTTTGATAATAGAATGGTGAGTTACTTTGTAGAGGAGatcaaaaggaagaaaaagttgGACATTATTGGGAATCCAAAAGCCTTGCGGAGGTTGAGAACTGCGTGTGAGAAGGCCAAACGAACACTTTCTTTTGCTAACGTGACCAATGTTGAGGTAGATGCTTTATTTCAGGGTGTTGATTTTTCTTCGTCAATCACTCGTGCCAAGTTtgatgaaatcaatatggatctTTTTGAGGAGTGTATGGAGACTGTTGAGAAGTGTCTTACTGATGCTAAGATGGACAAGACTAACGTTGACGATGTTGTCCTTGTTGGTGGATCTTCTAGGATTCCTAAAGTGCAGCGGGGCAGGAAGGAAGTATGCAAGGGCATCAACCCTGACGGGGCTGTTGCTTATGGTGCAGCGGTTCAGGCCGCTTTGTTGACTGGAAGCTTTAACAGTGTTCCAAACTTGGTTCTGATGGATGTGGCACCGCTGTCTCTAGGTTGTATGTTACTACATGATGTCATGTCTGTTGTAATTCCTAGGAACACTTCTATTCCTGTCAAGAAGACAAAACAATATTTTACTACTATAGACAATCAGTTGAAAGTTTCGATTGGGGTCTATGAGGGTGAGAGACCAAAAGCAATTGATAATCATCTTCTTGGTTCCTTTGTCCTTTCTGGTTTAACCCCTGCTCCTCGCGGCCATCCTTTGGATGTATGCTTTAATGTTGATCAAAATGGTATTTTAACCGTTTCTGCCATGGATAAATCTACTGGCAGCACAAATGCAATTACAATAACCAATAACAAGGCAAGATTGTCAACTGAAGAAATTAAAAGATTGATTCAAGAAGCTCAAGATTTCCATATTGAAGATAAGAAATTCTTAAGAAAGGCGGAAGTAATGAATGCACTGGACCACTGTGTTTACAAAATGAGAAATGCGTTGAAGAAGAAGGATATTAATCTAAACCTCTCTTcagaagaaaacaagaagatcAAGGATGCAATTACAATGGCTACAAATTTGCTTGATGAGAATGAGCAACAGAATGGAATTGATGTTCTCGAGGATCACCTGAATAAGCTTGAGAGTATGTATCAGCGCGTTATAGCCAAATACTGA
- the LOC131609170 gene encoding heat shock cognate 70 kDa protein-like translates to MAKKDEGYAVGIDLGTTYSCVAVWQEQHGRVEIIHNDQGNKTTPSFVAFTEDHQRLIGNAAKNQAATNPQNTIFDAKRLIGRKFSDPIVQKDIMLWPFKVIAGVNDKPMISLNYKGQDKSFCAEEISSMVLTKMREIAEAYLESQVKNAVITVPAYFNDSQRKATIDAGIIAGLNVLKVINEPTAAAIAYGLDKRINCVGERNIFVFDLGGGTFDVSLLTIKDKVFQVKATAGNTHLGGEDIDNRMVNYFVEEIKRKKKLDIIGNPKALRRLRTACEKAKRTLSFANVTNVEVDALFQGVDFSSSITRAKFDEINMDLFDGCMEIVEKCLTDAQMDKSNVDDVVLVGGSSRIPKVQQLLQDFFHGKEVCKGINPDEAVAYGAAVQAALLTGSFSSVPKLVLMDVAPLSLGWKLINDVMAFVIPRNTSIPVKKTKQYVTIKDDQLKVLIEVYEGERPKATDNHLLGSFILSGLTPAPRGHPFDVCFNVDQNGILTVSAIDNSTGSMNEITITNNKGRLSTEEIKRLIQEAQDFRIEDKKFLRKAEVMNALDLCIYKVRNELKKKDINLKLSSEENKKVKDAITMATDLLDENDQQNGIDVLEDHLNKLESMYQRIIAKY, encoded by the exons ATGGCAAAAAAAGACGAAGGATATGCCGTTGGAATAGACCTTGGAACTACGTACTCTTGTGTTGCTGTGTGGCAAGAACAACATGGTAGAGTTGAGATTATTCACAATGATCAAGGCAACAAAACTACTCCTTCTTTTGTTGCTTTCACTGAAGATCATCAAAGATTGATCGGCAATGCTGCTAAAAATCAAGCTGCGACTAATCCACAAAACACTATCTTTG ATGCTAAGAGACTGATTGGTAGGAAGTTTAGTGATCCTATAGTTCAAAAAGATATAATGTTGTGGCCATTCAAGGTCATTGCAGGTGTGAATGACAAACCAATGATTTCCCTCAACTATAAAGGGCAAGATAAGAGCTTCTGTGCCGAGGAAATCTCGTCTATGGTACTCACAAAGATGAGGGAGATTGCAGAGGCGTATTTGGAATCACAAGTTAAGAATGCTGTCATTACTGTCCCGGCTTATTTTAATGATTCGCAGCGAAAAGCCACTATTGATGCTGGTATCATTGCTGGTCTTAATGTTTTGAAGGTAATCAATGAACCAACTGCTGCAGCTATTGCATATGGCCTTGACAAGAGAATTAACTGCGTTGGAGAACggaatatttttgtgtttgaCCTTGGTGGTGGGACTTTTGATGTGTCTCTTCTTACTATTAAGGATAAGGTCTTCCAAGTTAAGGCTACTGCAGGAAACACTCACCTTGGAGGAGAGGACATTGATAATAGAATGGTGAACTATTTTGTAGAGGAGatcaaaaggaagaaaaagttaGACATTATTGGGAATCCAAAAGCCTTGAGGAGGTTGAGAACTGCGTGTGAGAAGGCAAAACGAACACTTTCTTTTGCTAATGTGACCAATGTTGAGGTGGATGCTTTATTTCAGGGTGTTGATTTTTCTTCGTCAATCACTCGTGCCAAGTTTGATGAAATTAATATGGACCTTTTTGATGGGTGCATGGAGATTGTCGAGAAGTGTCTTACTGATGCTCAAATGGACAAGAGTAACGTTGACGATGTTGTCCTTGTTGGTGGATCGTCTAGGATTCCTAAAGTGCAGCAACTATTGCAAGACTTCTTCCATGGGAAGGAAGTATGCAAGGGCATCAACCCTGACGAGGCTGTTGCTTATGGTGCAGCGGTTCAGGCCGCTTTGTTGACTGGAAGCTTTAGCAGTGTTCCAAAATTGGTTCTGATGGATGTTGCACCGCTGTCTCTTGGTTGGAAGTTAATAAATGATGTCATGGCTTTTGTAATTCCTAGGAACACTTCTATTCCTGTCAAGAAGACAAAACAATATGTTACGATTAAAGATGATCAGTTGAAAGTTTTGATTGAGGTCTACGAGGGTGAGAGACCAAAAGCAACTGATAATCATCTTCTTGGTTCCTTCATTCTTTCTGGTTTAACCCCTGCTCCTCGTGGCCATCCTTTCGATGTGTGCTTTAATGTTGATCAAAACGGTATTTTAACCGTTTCTGCCATCGATAACTCAACTGGTAGCATGAATGAAATTACAATAACCAATAACAAGGGAAGGTTGTCAACTGAAGAAATTAAAAGATTGATTCAAGAAGCTCAAGATTTCCGTATTGAAGATAAGAAATTCTTAAGAAAGGCGGAAGTAATGAATGCACTGGACCTCTGTATTTACAAAGTGAGaaatgagttgaagaagaaggaTATTAATCTAAAGCTCTCTTCAGAAGAAAACAAGAAGGTCAAGGATGCAATTACAATGGCTACAGATTTGCTTGATGAGAATGACCAACAGAATGGAATTGATGTTCTCGAGGATCACCTGAATAAGCTTGAGAGTATGTATCAGCGTATTATAGCCAAATACTGA
- the LOC131609173 gene encoding probable calcium-binding protein CML22 → MGALLCCLSEQNEEKSLERNLEKKISDIRRNKFGQSKLKSIYTIVMLFPMFKERLKTLRGMFQQYDEDSNGSIEPDELKTFLEDLELHLQENEIENIFQYCDIDGSKGIQFNEFIVLLCLNRLNQSVEFKEIEI, encoded by the exons ATGGGAGCATTACTTTGTTGCTTGAGTGAACAGAATGAAGAAAAGAGCTTGGAAAGGAATCTAGAAAAGAAAATATCTGATATAAGAAGAAATAAATTTGGACAATCCAAATTGAAATCCATTTATACTATAGTTATGCTGTTCCCTATGTTCAAGGAGAGACTAAAAACCTTAAGAGGAATGTTTCAACAATATG ATGAGGACTCTAATGGATCCATAGAGCCAGATGAACTGAAAACTTTCTTAGAAGATTtggaacttcatcttcaagaGAATGAGATTGAGAATATTTTTCAGTATTGCGATATTGATGGAAGCAAGGGGATTCAGTTCAATGAATTTATTGTTCTTCTATGCCTGAACCGATTGAATCAATCGGTTGAGTTTAAAGAGATTGAGATTTGA